The following proteins come from a genomic window of Gossypium raimondii isolate GPD5lz chromosome 5, ASM2569854v1, whole genome shotgun sequence:
- the LOC105770033 gene encoding probable LRR receptor-like serine/threonine-protein kinase At4g36180 yields MEITATIILLSLTFFISNVVVPSSYAQQHSAVTLAEIRALTSFKRSVFQDPLGALDGWDALTPSAPCDWRGIVCYNNRVRELNLPRLQLGGQLSDQLSNLRELRKLNLHSNNFNGDIPNALAQCALLRAVYLHYNSLSGNLPPSIFNLTNLQVLNVAHNYLTGKIASDFHWSLRYLDLSSNDFSGELPSNFSAQSQLQLINFSYNRFSGGIPASIGKLQELQYLWLDSNQLYGTLPSAIANCSSLVHLSAQDNKLKGLVPGSIGAVPNLQVLALSHNRLSGAVPESIFCKSSGNFTPSLRILQFAFNEFTEFVKPQNNQSCVAVLEVLDLHENKIHGVFPSWLTTLTTLRILDISRNFFTGLLPVEIGNLFKLEDLRVANNSLTGSVPTQLLQCGSLKVVDFEGNRFSGQMPIFFSQMKSLKSLSLGRNLFSGSIPYGFGNISGLETLNLSGNNFTGKVPEDIMRLSNLTTLNLSNNKFSGEIPVGLGDLLSLVVLNLSSCGFAGAIPGSIGNMMKLTSLDFSKQQISGELPIELFGLPSLQVVAFQENRLSGDVPEGFTNLVDLQYLNLSSNGFTGQIPSSYGLLQSLVVLSVSFNRVSGMVPLELDNCSDLEVLQLRSNRLSGNIPGDLSRLSHLKELDLGLNHLDGEIPDEISRFSSITTLFLDGNHLSGNIPELLSKLSNLTALNLSSNNLSGSIPSSLSNMISLKHLNLSRNYLEGEIPSALGSHFDDPSVFSMNRELCGKPLKKECANVRNRKRRKLILLIVIAAGGAFFVAVFCCGYIYGLLRWRKRLREWGNGEKKRSPASASSVADRDRGGGENGGPKLVMFNNKITLAETLEATRQFDEENVMSRGRYGLVFKATYQDGTVLSIRRLVDGSIDECTFRKEAELLGKVKHRNITVLRGYYAGPPDLRLLVYDYMPNGNLGTLLQEANHQDGHMLNWPMRHLIALGIGRGLAILHSLSIVHGDIKPQNVLFDADFEAHLSEFGLEKLTIATPAEASSSSTPVGSLGYMAPEASLTGQPSKEADVYSFGIVVLEILTGRKPVMFTQDEDIVKWVKKQLQKGQISELLEPGLVELDPESSEWEEFLLGVKVGLLCTATDPFDRPSMADIVFMLEGCRVGLKIPSSADPTSLPSPI; encoded by the coding sequence ATGGAAATAACGGCTACTATTATTCTTCTCTCCCTCACCTTCTTCATCTCCAACGTCGTCGTACCATCTTCTTACGCTCAACAACACAGTGCCGTTACTCTAGCGGAGATCCGTGCGCTTACGTCCTTTAAACGCAGTGTTTTCCAAGACCCACTTGGTGCTCTCGACGGCTGGGATGCGCTCACGCCATCAGCTCCCTGCGACTGGCGTGGCATTGTTTGTTACAACAACCGAGTCCGCGAGCTCAATTTGCCTCGCCTCCAACTCGGTGGCCAACTCAGTGATCAATTATCCAACTTACGTGAGCTCCGCAAATTAAACCTCCATTCTAACAACTTCAACGGCGACATCCCTAACGCTCTTGCCCAATGCGCTCTCTTACGCGCTGTTTACTTGCACTACAACTCACTCTCCGGCAACCTCCCGCCTTCCATTTTTAACCTCACCAATTTACAAGTCCTCAATGTAGCTCATAATTATCTAACCGGAAAAATCGCCTCCGATTTCCATTGGTCCCTCCGGTACCTCGATTTATCCTCAAACGATTTCTCCGGAGAACTACCGTCAAATTTCTCGGCACAGTCTCAGCTCCAACTTATCAACTTCTCATACAACCGGTTTTCCGGTGGCATTCCGGCGAGTATAGGCAAGCTCCAAGAACTACAGTACCTTTGGCTTGACTCGAACCAGTTGTATGGTACATTACCGTCGGCTATAGCGAACTGCTCTTCGCTGGTACATTTAAGCGCACAAGATAATAAGCTTAAAGGACTTGTTCCGGGAAGTATCGGTGCGGTTCCGAATCTTCAAGTGCTAGCATTATCGCATAACAGACTTTCCGGTGCTGTTCCCGAAAGCATTTTCTGTAAATCGTCGGGGAATTTTACGCCGTCGTTGAGGATCCTGCAGTTTGCATTTAATGAGTTCACGGAATTCGTTAAGCCGCAAAATAACCAAAGTTGCGTTGCAGTTTTGGAGGTTTTGGACCTTCACGAGAATAAAATCCACGGTGTTTTTCCCTCTTGGTTGACCACTTTGACCACGTTGAGAATATTGGATATTTCTAGAAACTTCTTCACTGGTTTATTACCAGTTGAAATAGGCAACCTTTTTAAGTTAGAAGATCTTAGAGTGGCGAACAACTCGTTGACCGGTTCGGTTCCCACTCAGCTCCTACAGTGTGGCTCGTTAAAGGTCGTCGATTTTGAAGGAAACCGATTTTCCGGGCAAATGCCGATTTTTTTCAGTCAAATGAAGAGCTTGAAAAGTCTATCGTTGGGGAGAAATCTATTTTCTGGGTCAATCCCGTACGGGTTTGGGAACATTTCGGGGCTTGAAACGTTGAATTTGAGCGGAAATAATTTCACCGGAAAGGTCCCCGAAGATATAATGCGGTTGAGTAATTTAACTACTTTAAACCTCAGCAATAACAAATTTTCTGGAGAAATTCCTGTTGGTTTGGGGGATTTATTGAGTTTGGtggttttaaatttaagttccTGTGGATTTGCCGGTGCGATTCCAGGGAGTATTGGGAACATGATGAAATTAACTTCTCTTGATTTTAGCAAGCAGCAGATTTCTGGAGAGCTGCCAATTGAGCTTTTCGGGTTACCAAGTTTGCAGGTTGTTGCTTTTCAAGAAAACAGGTTGTCTGGTGATGTTCCTGAAGGTTTCACCAACTTGGTTGATTTGCAGTACTTGAATCTCAGTTCTAATGGATTCACTGGTCAGATTCCGAGTAGCTATGGTTTATTGCAGTCATTGGTTGTGCTTTCGGTCAGCTTTAATCGAGTTTCAGGTATGGTTCCCTTGGAGCTTGATAATTGTTCTGATCTTGAAGTACTTCAGCTTCGTTCGAATCGTTTGAGTGGCAATATCCCAGGTGATCTCTCTCGATTATCTCATTTGAAAGAGCTTGATTTGGGTTTGAATCATTTAGATGGTGAAATCCCAGATGAAATCTCCAGATTTTCATCTATTACTACTCTTTTCCTGGATGGAAATCACCTATCAGGAAACATACCAGAATTATTGTCAAAACTATCCAATCTAACAGCTTTGAATCTTTCATCAAATAACTTGAGCGGATCCATCCCATCAAGCCTTTCAAACATGATTAGCTTGAAGCACCTGAATTTGTCAAGAAACTATCTTGAAGGTGAGATCCCGAGTGCACTCGGTTCTCATTTCGATGATCCTTCCGTGTTTTCGATGAACAGAGAACTATGTGGTAAGCCATTGAAGAAAGAATGTGCAAATGTGAGAAACAGAAAACGTAGGAAGCTGATTCTATTAATTGTTATAGCTGCTGGTGGAGCTTTCTTTGTTGCAGTGTTCTGTTGTGGATATATTTACGGCCTTTTACGCTGGCGCAAGAGGCTCAGAGAATGGGGAAATGGGGAGAAGAAAAGAAGTCCAGCCAGTGCGAGTTCGGTAGCAGATAGGGATCGTGGGGGCGGCGAAAATGGAGGTCCGAAATTAGTTATGTTTAATAACAAGATAACGCTGGCAGAGACATTAGAAGCAACAAGGcaattcgatgaggaaaatgTCATGAGCAGAGGAAGATATGGACTTGTGTTCAAGGCGACCTATCAAGACGGAACAGTCCTATCAATCCGTCGCCTTGTTGATGGATCCATCGATGAATGTACATTTCGAAAAGAAGCCGAATTGCTTGGCAAGGTAAAGCATCGAAACATAACGGTTCTACGAGGCTATTATGCCGGACCACCAGACTTAAGGCTCCTTGTTTATGACTACATGCCTAATGGAAACCTAGGCACACTCCTCCAAGAGGCAAATCACCAAGATGGACATATGTTGAATTGGCCAATGCGTCATCTCATCGCACTTGGTATTGGTCGCGGCCTAGCGATTTTGCACTCCTTATCAATAGTTCATGGTGATATCAAACCCCAAAACGTACTCTTCGATGCCGATTTTGAAGCTCATTTGTCCGAATTCGGACTCGAGAAGCTGACAATAGCCACCCCGGCAGAggcttcatcatcatcaacccCAGTTGGTTCACTAGGCTACATGGCACCTGAAGCTTCATTAACAGGACAACCATCCAAAGAAGCCGACGTGTACAGTTTCGGCATCGTAGTTTTAGAAATCCTGACAGGAAGAAAACCGGTAATGTTCACACAAGATGAAGACATAGTGAAATGGGTGAAGAAGCAACTACAAAAGGGGCAAATTTCGGAGTTGTTGGAACCAGGGTTGGTTGAGTTAGACCCTGAATCATCAGAGTGGGAAGAATTCTTGTTAGGTGTCAAAGTTGGACTCCTTTGCACTGCAACAGATCCATTTGATAGACCATCAATGGCAGATATCGTTTTCATGTTAGAAGGATGTAGGGTTGGACTTAAAATTCCTTCTTCAGCTGATCCAACCTCTTTACCTTCCCCCATTTGA
- the LOC105770034 gene encoding aldehyde oxidase GLOX, whose translation MSAIPFVFSVLILQLLFASQQCHRFLAAAADGRWQLLQKSIGVSAMHMQLLRNDRVVVFDRTDFGPSKLPLPNGKCRNDPSDTALKVDCTAHSVEYDVLTNTFRPLMVQTDVWCSSGAIMPNGNLVQTGGFNDGERRVRTFSPCSTCDWQETPNGLAAKRWYASNHILPDGRQIVVGGRRQFNYEFVPKTITANTFSLPFLSQTSERGVENNLYPFVFLNVDGNLFIFANNRAILLDYMKNKVVKTYPTIPGGDPRSYPSTGSAILLPLKNLKAAAIQAEVLVCGGAPKGSYVQAVRGKFIGALNTCARIKITDPNPQWVMETMPLARVMGDMILLPNGNVLLINGAGSGTAGWELGRNPVLNPVLYKPDNKIGTRFETQNPTTVPRLYHSTAALLRDGRVLVGGSNPHAFYNLTGVLFPTELSLEAFSPAYLDTKFNNIRPTITAPKSMSGIKYGTKLTVRVVITGKVAKNQVSVTMVAPAFNTHSFSMNQRLLVLGNDKVVALGKATYDIDVTTPRSGNLAPSGFYLLFVVHQGIPSKGIWVKLQ comes from the coding sequence ATGTCAGCCATACCATTTGTTTTCTCCGTCCTAATCCTTCAACTCCTCTTTGCCTCACAACAATGTCACCGTTTCCTCGCCGCCGCCGCCGACGGTCGATGGCAACTTCTACAAAAAAGCATTGGCGTCTCCGCCATGCACATGCAACTCCTCAGGAATGACCGTGTTGTTGTGTTTGATAGGACTGATTTTGGCCCGTCCAAACTGCCGTTGCCAAACGGGAAATGCCGCAATGACCCATCTGACACTGCTCTTAAAGTGGATTGCACGGCTCATTCAGTTGAGTACGATGTTTTAACCAATACGTTCAGGCCTCTTATGGTTCAAACCGACGTTTGGTGCTCTTCAGGGGCTATCATGCCGAATGGTAATTTGGTCCAAACCGGTGGTTTTAATGACGGCGAACGACGGGTTAGGACTTTTAGCCCATGCAGCACCTGCGATTGGCAAGAGACACCAAATGGATTGGCGGCCAAAAGATGGTACGCCTCCAACCATATCTTACCAGATGGAAGACAAATTGTTGTCGGTGGTCGGAGACAATTTAATTACGAGTTCGTTCCTAAAACTATTACCGCCAACACGTTCAGTTTGCCTTTCTTGTCGCAAACCAGTGAGAGAGGAGTTGAGAACAACCTCTACCCTTTTGTGTTTCTTAACGTTGATGGGAACTTATTTATTTTCGCCAACAATCGAGCTATTTTGCTTGATTATATGAAAAACAAAGTAGTGAAGACGTATCCAACAATTCCAGGCGGCGATCCAAGAAGCTACCCGAGCACTGGTTCGGCCATTTTGCTTCCACTGAAGAACTTGAAAGCGGCAGCCATTCAAGCTGAAGTATTGGTTTGTGGGGGTGCTCCAAAAGGATCTTATGTTCAAGCTGTACGTGGGAAGTTCATTGGAGCCTTGAATACTTGTGCCAGGATCAAAATAACCGACCCGAATCCACAGTGGGTCATGGAGACCATGCCTTTAGCTAGAGTTATGGGTGACATGATATTGCTCCCGAACGGCAATGTCTTGCTCATCAATGGAGCAGGTTCAGGAACAGCAGGATGGGAATTGGGTCGGAACCCGGTTTTGAACCCGGTATTGTACAAGCCTGATAACAAAATTGGGACACGGTTCGAGACACAAAATCCGACAACCGTTCCACGTTTGTACCATTCCACAGCCGCATTGCTTCGTGATGGCAGAGTTTTAGTAGGAGGAAGCAATCCCCACGCATTTTACAACCTCACGGGTGTTCTTTTCCCTACTGAACTAAGCTTAGAGGCATTCTCTCCGGCATATTTAGACACTAAATTCAACAACATAAGACCCACAATCACTGCTCCAAAGTCAATGTCCGGAATCAAATACGGCACAAAATTAACTGTTCGAGTGGTGATTACCGGAAAAGTAGCTAAAAACCAGGTGTCGGTAACAATGGTGGCGCCGGCTTTCAACACACATTCATTCTCTATGAATCAAAGGTTGCTTGTACTTGGAAACGACAAGGTGGTGGCTTTGGGGAAAGCAACGTATGACATTGATGTCACGACACCACGTTCGGGTAATCTTGCGCCGTCAgggttttatcttttatttgtgGTCCATCAAGGCATTCCCAGCAAAGGCATTTGGGTCAAATTGCAGTAG
- the LOC105770035 gene encoding probable 1-acylglycerol-3-phosphate O-acyltransferase produces MAEQISIAKCPSSKSTTTVSRRRSLWPSVLRWIPTSIDHILASEKRLLSLVKTSYVQEHVNIGSGPSGSKIRWFRSSSNSPRVSFLRALIISPNISRSLPLISLGKQEAPFVLKLNCTSDNFDSISSQLGWTEQA; encoded by the exons atggcCGAACAAATTAGCATTGCCAAATGCCCATCCTCTAAATCAACGACGACTGTATCCAGACGCAGATCCTTATGGCCGTCCGTTCTCCGTTGGATTCCGACATCTATAGACCACATCCTCGCCTCCGAGAAACGCCTTCTCTCTCTCGTCAA GACTTCATACGTGCAAGAACATGTGAATATAGGTTCAGGTCCATCTGGTTCTAAAATTAGGTGGTTTCGTTCTTCGAGCAACTCGCCGAG GGTTTCTTTTTTAAGAGCTTTGATTATCTCGCCGAACATTTCCAGGTCATTGCCATTGATCAGCTTGGGCAAACAGGAAGCTCCTTTTGTCTTAAAGCTAAACTGCACTAGTGATAACTTCGATTCGATCAGTTCTCAG TTGGGGTGGACCGAGCAGGCCTAA